The Agromyces hippuratus genome has a window encoding:
- a CDS encoding deoxyguanosinetriphosphate triphosphohydrolase family protein: MTIDRASRLVPEPRSSAEVTGEHSQFRLDLERIRFSPYFSRLSAVTQVIAQPGAGPLIHNRLTHSIKVTAVARAIAVKLTDAASPARDFALEHGCDAVVVQAAASAHDLGHPPFGHLGERVLDRLARETLGLVDGFEGNAQSYRILTALDVSEAAPRGLNLTAAVRTAVAKYPWTRYIDASSFGDGPLPRGLRRTAQGVEVPKYSAYGIDALDLEQARAGLPPMQQSLECSIMDIADDVAYSIHDVDDFYRAGVLSQGAVAREFRGWVEGGSELRQLDEAQIGARTAPAGSALEALRRKFARDDPWVADDDAFADAVDVVADDLVDGLLATPFDGSIASERALSSFTNRWISHLQSSVVPAPRDVVRSGLVTLDRQAWHEVEILKFVHRHFILDRADIVMYQRGLSRVLARAVKGLTAWATDEHDRDRVPQRLKELVEIATDGYAAVRHERPADVPIPAAGDVRRLGVGRGVIDYVASLSDDQALAVSEALDGRPDRLWDIGQNL, from the coding sequence ATGACGATCGACCGCGCATCGCGCCTCGTACCGGAGCCGCGCAGCAGCGCCGAGGTCACCGGCGAGCACTCGCAGTTCCGACTCGACCTCGAGCGCATCCGGTTCTCGCCGTACTTCTCGCGGCTCTCCGCCGTCACCCAGGTCATCGCGCAGCCGGGCGCCGGGCCCCTCATCCACAACCGGCTCACGCACTCCATCAAGGTCACCGCGGTCGCCAGGGCGATCGCGGTCAAGCTGACGGATGCCGCGTCGCCGGCCCGCGACTTCGCGCTCGAGCACGGCTGCGACGCCGTCGTCGTGCAGGCCGCGGCGAGCGCCCACGACCTCGGGCACCCGCCGTTCGGCCACCTCGGCGAACGCGTGCTCGACCGGCTCGCGCGCGAGACGCTCGGACTCGTCGACGGCTTCGAGGGCAACGCGCAGAGCTACCGCATCCTCACCGCGCTCGACGTCAGCGAGGCCGCCCCCCGCGGGCTGAATCTCACCGCGGCGGTGCGCACTGCCGTCGCGAAGTACCCGTGGACCCGGTACATCGACGCCTCCTCCTTCGGCGACGGGCCGCTGCCGCGCGGCCTTCGCCGCACCGCGCAGGGCGTCGAGGTGCCCAAGTACTCGGCATACGGCATCGACGCGCTCGACCTCGAGCAGGCCCGAGCCGGGCTGCCGCCGATGCAGCAGTCGCTCGAGTGCTCGATCATGGACATCGCCGACGACGTCGCCTACTCGATCCACGACGTCGACGACTTCTACCGGGCGGGCGTGCTCAGCCAGGGCGCCGTGGCGCGGGAGTTCCGCGGCTGGGTCGAGGGCGGATCGGAGCTGCGGCAGCTCGATGAAGCCCAGATCGGCGCCCGCACCGCCCCTGCGGGCAGCGCCCTCGAGGCGCTCCGCCGCAAGTTCGCGCGCGACGACCCGTGGGTGGCCGACGACGACGCGTTCGCCGACGCCGTCGACGTCGTGGCCGACGACCTCGTCGACGGCCTGCTGGCGACGCCGTTCGACGGGTCGATCGCCTCCGAGCGCGCCCTGTCGTCGTTCACCAACCGCTGGATCAGCCACCTGCAGTCATCGGTGGTGCCCGCGCCGCGCGACGTCGTGCGATCGGGCCTCGTGACCCTCGATCGACAGGCCTGGCACGAGGTCGAGATCCTGAAGTTCGTGCATCGCCACTTCATCCTCGACCGCGCCGACATCGTCATGTACCAGCGCGGACTCAGCCGGGTGCTCGCCCGCGCCGTCAAGGGGCTCACCGCATGGGCGACCGACGAGCACGACCGCGACCGGGTGCCGCAACGGCTGAAGGAGCTCGTGGAGATCGCGACCGACGGGTACGCGGCCGTGCGCCATGAGCGCCCCGCCGATGTCCCGATCCCCGCAGCGGGCGATGTGCGCCGCCTCGGGGTCGGTCGCGGCGTGATCGACTACGTCGCCTCGCTCTCCGACGATCAGGCGCTCGCGGTGTCGGAGGCGCTCGACG